Sequence from the Clostridium butyricum genome:
TAATGAATTTATTAGGTAATGATTATAATAATTATACAGGTATACTTGGTGCTCAATATTCAAAAGAAGGTACAAAATTTATATTATGGGCTCCAAATGCTAATAATGTCAGATTAGCATTGTTTGGAAAAGACTGTAAGGAGTATACCAATAGTCCCGAAGAAATATTAGATATGAACAGAGGAGAACAAGGCACTTGGACAATAGAAGTAAATAGAGATCTTAATGGAGAATTTTATAATTATTTAGTTACAAACAGTGGAAATGAAAGAGAAGTTATAGATCCTTATGCGAAAGCTGTTGGAGTTAATGGAAATAGAGGTATGGTAATAAATCTAAGGGAAACTGATCCAATTGATTTTTGTAAAGACGAAAAACCTGAATTAACTAGTGCAGCAAGTTCGATAATATATGAAATTCATGTAAGAGACTTTTCAATTAATGAAAATTCAGGAATAAAAGCTGAAAGAAGAGGAAAATTTATAGCTTTTTGTGAACAAGGGACAACACTTAAAGGAAAATATATAGAAACTGGTATTGATTATTTAAAAAGGATTGGAATAACTCATATACACTTATTGCCCAGTTTTGATTATGAGACAGTTGATGAATCTAATTTAGAAGTTCCACAGTATAATTGGGGGTATGATCCCAAAAATTATTTTGTACCTGAAGGTTCATATTCTACTAATCCCTATAGAGGTGAAAAGAGAATACGAGAATTTAAAGAGATGGTTCAGAGCCTTCACAAAAATGGAATAAGAGTTATTATGGATATGGTATATAATCATACCTATAGAACTCATGATTCAAATTTAAATCTTGCAGTACCTGGATATTATTACAGACAAGATATAAATGGAAATTTCTCTAATGGTTCAGGATGTGGAAATGAACTGGCATCAGAAAGATATATGGTAAGAAAGTTGATTTTAGATTCCATTTTATATTGGGCAAAGGAATATCATATTGATGGATTTAGATTTGACCTTATGGGTCTTCATGATATTGAAACCATGCATATAATACGAAAAGAACTTGATGCAATAGATCCTTCAATTTTAATGTATGGAGAAGGATGGACAGGGGGTGGAACACCTCTTAAAAGTGATCAGGCAGCAATAAAACAAAATATAATTAAATTTGAAAAAAGTCAGATTGCAGCTTTTAGCGATGATACAAGAGATGGTGTTAAAGGGCATGTTTTCAATATAAATGAAAGAGGATATATTAATGGAAGAGAAGGTCTTGAAGACACAATAAAATTTTGTATTGTAGGGGCAACAGGGCAACTAGGAATTAATTATGATAGAGTTATATATTCACATTGGTCATGGGCTAATGAGCCTTATCAATGTATAAATTATATATCTGCACATGACAACTATACTCTTTGGGATAAGTTGACTATGTCAAATAGAGAAGATTCCATAGAAAAAAGAAAAAGTATGAACAAACTTGCAGCAGCAATAGTTCTTACTTCTCAAGGAATACCATTTTTTCAAGCTGGAGAAGAATTTTTAAGAAGCAAAAAAAATGATGATGGAAGTTTTAATCATGATAGCTATAATGCACCAGATAAAGTAAATGGTTTAGACTGGAATAGGGCATATGATTATAGGGATATTGTAGAATATTATAGAGGATTAATTAAATTAAGAAAAAAATATAGAGCATTTCGAATGAATTCAAGTGAAGAAATACGAAAAAATTTATCTTTTTTGAATAAAGGTGAAAGCTTTTATAAAGACAATGTAGTTGCATACAAAATAGAAGATAATAGTGGAAGAAATTTATGTAATACTATAGTGGTAATATTTAATCCTAATGATGAAGAAACTTTTATAGATTTAAAAGAATGTGGATGGAGTGTTCTTGTAAACAAAGAAAAAGCAGGAGTAGAAGAAATTTATTCAATAGAGGGTAATAATATAACAGTTCCATCAAAATGTGCACATGTATTGATAAAAAAATGAGATAAGAAAGGTCTAAGGTGATATAAGTGGAAGAAAAATATTTAATATTTTTGAATGATATTAGCAAAGATAAACCAAATGAATTTGCAAATTTAAATATGAAGGAATGTCCTTTTTGCAATAGAGAAGAGTTAAAGGATGTTATTGATGAAAAGGGTCCATTTATATTACTAAAAAATAAATATCCGACATTAAAAGATACATGTCAATTAGTGATAATTGAAACTTATACTTGTAAAGGAAATATGAGTGAGTATACAGATGAATATATTCAGAATCTTATAAAGTTTGGTGTTGAACATTGGCTTGAATTTGAAAAGAATAATAATTATAAATCAGTAATATTTTATAAAAATCATGGTCCACATTCAGGAGGAAGTTTGAAACACCCACATATGCAGATAGTAGGTATTAGAGATATAGATTATAAATTAGATTTAAAAGATTCGTATTTTGAAGGTATAGAGATTCATAAAAGTATCTATTGTACTGTAAATCTGTCAGATAAACCAATAAGCGGTTTTTGTGAATTTAATATGATAATAGATGAGAACTTATCTGGATTAGATGAACTTTCAATATGTTTAAAAAAGATAACACACTATATCTTAAATAATTATTTTGCACCATGTGATAGTTTTAATGTATTCTTCTATCATTGGAAAAAT
This genomic interval carries:
- the pulA gene encoding type I pullulanase — its product is MNLLGNDYNNYTGILGAQYSKEGTKFILWAPNANNVRLALFGKDCKEYTNSPEEILDMNRGEQGTWTIEVNRDLNGEFYNYLVTNSGNEREVIDPYAKAVGVNGNRGMVINLRETDPIDFCKDEKPELTSAASSIIYEIHVRDFSINENSGIKAERRGKFIAFCEQGTTLKGKYIETGIDYLKRIGITHIHLLPSFDYETVDESNLEVPQYNWGYDPKNYFVPEGSYSTNPYRGEKRIREFKEMVQSLHKNGIRVIMDMVYNHTYRTHDSNLNLAVPGYYYRQDINGNFSNGSGCGNELASERYMVRKLILDSILYWAKEYHIDGFRFDLMGLHDIETMHIIRKELDAIDPSILMYGEGWTGGGTPLKSDQAAIKQNIIKFEKSQIAAFSDDTRDGVKGHVFNINERGYINGREGLEDTIKFCIVGATGQLGINYDRVIYSHWSWANEPYQCINYISAHDNYTLWDKLTMSNREDSIEKRKSMNKLAAAIVLTSQGIPFFQAGEEFLRSKKNDDGSFNHDSYNAPDKVNGLDWNRAYDYRDIVEYYRGLIKLRKKYRAFRMNSSEEIRKNLSFLNKGESFYKDNVVAYKIEDNSGRNLCNTIVVIFNPNDEETFIDLKECGWSVLVNKEKAGVEEIYSIEGNNITVPSKCAHVLIKK
- a CDS encoding DUF4931 domain-containing protein, whose translation is MEEKYLIFLNDISKDKPNEFANLNMKECPFCNREELKDVIDEKGPFILLKNKYPTLKDTCQLVIIETYTCKGNMSEYTDEYIQNLIKFGVEHWLEFEKNNNYKSVIFYKNHGPHSGGSLKHPHMQIVGIRDIDYKLDLKDSYFEGIEIHKSIYCTVNLSDKPISGFCEFNMIIDENLSGLDELSICLKKITHYILNNYFAPCDSFNVFFYHWKNKIICKVTPRFTTSPLLLGYNIKQIPSSSGVIADKLKELYF